TACAAAATACTACTAATGGGctctttaataataataagataaatattgaatttaaatgtttactaataaaaattaaaaataatttattttcatatgttGAAATgagaaattataaatataaaccaTTTTTTCATAGAAATGGGAGATATATTTTGGGGTAATGGCGTTACTAGCGTTTAAATATACCAGTTTTCCCATATTTTTATGTTGTATATGAACTATAAATCAGACTTcaaatatatgaacttttattttatttttattttttaatttcacaCGTAAAGAAATACTTTTAATTCACAATTCAATTGTCAATCCATAACTCGAAATCCTAATCGTGCAAACTTATATCCCAAAATCATAAATCGACATGAATGATTAAACAGTGTGGTGAAGGTGGTGTTTACCAAcactaatttataatatattttttcacCTTACCTAGTTTCTGAAAAATGAAATGAGAAGAAAATGAAGATTGTTACTGTGGTGCTCTTCCTCTTCGCGATCACAACTTCTAGATTATTTTCTTCCTCAACAGTCAAGTATTTCAAACTAAAACTCTTCATTCTTTTTGTTTTCGAGTGAAATTTGAACTTCGCATTTTCATAAACGAACCTTCATGCTATATATAGAGTGCATGACCTGAAGGGTATTTTAGTAACTTCACCCCCGGGATGCGGAGGGGTATTTTCGACTTCTTCCTTTCTCCTTCATTATGGATGGGGGCAAAATGGTCCTTTCTATTCGACAACATCTTCTATGTCAGTCGACAATATGTTAGTTACAAGGGCAGGACCTGCAAAAGGGGAAAATGACCACCTATGACTCTGTTACATTGAGTGCCTACAGGTGCACTTCCCTTTTTTCCGTATGCAGTTACTTTTTGTTCGTATTCTCCGACTCTGGCTTGATAATTCCATATCTGAGCATGTTCTCTGGTATCACTCGTTCAGATGTTGTTAATTTGTACAGACCTGGTACCTAGGGGGAGTAAGATTAGGTATCCTCCTACTCTAATAGAGAATTATTCCTCATATCTCTTTTCTCCAAAGGGCTTTCCAGACAAAGTCTCCGTATTTTACCGTTTTCCGCTCTGAATGATGTATTAACAAATTTTTCCCTTTATCGAGGTAGGCAGAGTAATTGATTCTTCCAATTTGTCCCAGAGGTGGGAAATCAATACCCCAAATTTTGTCCTCATCACGGTGGAAAACCCACAATCTCGAATTGTGAATTACGGCTTTGAATCGTGAAATCATTGCTCTCTAAACTTTAAATAATAGTATTTCCTCCGTCCCTCGAAACTTGATCAAATTCTTTTCTGCACGTATTTTAATgagttagtattttgtgtgttaagtgtggtagatgaaaaagtgaaaaggtgaataacgggattttttttgccatataaggaaaGTGCTCAAGATTCACGGAACAATCTGAAAAAATATATTGCTCAAGCTTTGCCGGATGGatggaataaaaaataatgccttaaataataatttaatttatattaaaacttATCAATACTAATCCAACTACATCGTTTAGAAATATTTCCGTTTAAACCACTTAAATAGTCCGACTTTCACCTCCGCATTCATTCGACAAAGATATTTATTATATGCAAAACTAGAGAATATAAAAAATTgtgtatttaataaaaaaaaaaaaaaaaaaaccgtaGTTTATGTGCAAAGTAAAAATTATGTAAGGATTCGTATATTTAGATGCTATTGCCTCATTTATTATTGCGCAGTTTTAAAATTAAGTGTTGTTAAACCAATTGAACTAAGATTTAATAAAGCAAAATTAAACCAAAATCTGACTGTTAAAAGCTTGCCATTACACGGAAACTGAAAATAATAGTATAACACAAACTTCATTGTGGAAAGAGGTGGACATGGGTGAGGGCGCCCGCATCCCATGCGGCCGGTCGACCCGCGCCCTAACCTTGACTCGGATCCGCGCCCCTGACCCGCGCTCATTTGATCCGTCGCcccaaattattacatttgcttATAGTaaatgttacttttaataagcataacatatacatttattcacataaatatatacttttgtaaatataagtatttatcttcatttaatataaagtattatattttttaaaccctaaatcctataaactaaaccctaaaacctaaacactaaaccctaataggaatatttagttttaataagcataagatatacattttgtcgcacaaatgtatacttatggtaatataaatatttagcttcatttaatataaagcattatacatattaataattattgtttcttacgataataattatttgatcaaataataatattattatttatgtttattaaaagtaatcattgatatggagaaatgtaatgtttcaaaaatattatatttattgtaattattgttgtactaaaaagtaattattgttattataaaaagtaattattattattattataaagaaaggtaatatttttaaacctaaaaataagtattaaccatcattcaatattttttaaaactaaacacggaatactaaaccctataCACTAAATACTAAACTcgagccattcaataataaacccaaATGGAAATATACTCTGTAATGGAAAtactcacttttatttatcataagatatacatttccatacttaaatgtatacttatgtgaatttAAGATTacccatcattcaatatttttaaaacctaaacactgaatactaaaccctaaacactgaatactaaaccctaaaccttgaatactaaaccctaatccttgaatattaaactctaaataatgaatactaaaccctaatggaaatattcacttttatttatcctaatatatacattattgtgcataaatttatatttatgtgaatataagtattacctatcattcaatattttgtaaaccctAAACATTGAATACtaaccctaaatagggaatactaaacccaaaacactgaatactaaacccaccattcaataataaactcaaatggaaatatttacttttattttattaagatatacattttcatgcttaaatgtatacttatatgaatattagtattaaccatcattcaatattttttaaacctaaacactgaatactaaatcctaaatatggaatactaaaccctaaacactgaatactaaaccctagtcattcaataataaacccaaatggaaatatttactttattttatgtaagatatacatttctatgcttaaatgtatacttatgtgatgtaatgtaatgtttctaaattattacatttgttcacgataattgtcacttttattttaagaatttgtacttttagttatttgctcaaataaatattacattACATCATATCATTAGTTACTTTACCTcacgacaatgattacttgaataattatttgattattatttttctttattctagtatttatttatacgttattcaaaataataattattattataatgaaaaataattattgacatgaagaaatgtaacGTTTTTTAAGaaatatgatattttaaaatattatatttttcacaaaaatacataacaaaatacaaaagaaaaacaataaataaacaaaaaataaaaaaataccgaaaggataaaaaactaaaatatattaaaaatgcaaaagaaaaaccgtaaatttaaaaaaaaatactgaaaagaaaaaaaaacatataaaaaatgcaaaaaagaaaaagaaaacgggaaaaggaaaaaaaatatacaaaaaaaaaaagaaagaaagaaaaccattaaaaaacccaaaaattgtaaggaaaaaaaaaagccaaaagacaaaaggaaaaaggaaaaaggaaaaatgaaaaaatcgcAAAAAAGGGGGACAATAGGATTCGAACTGGGAACCTGTAGTTTTAAGGGATTGGTATCCTATTACCACTACACCACCATGCAATTATGTGTAGTGTCTCTTaaaatatacttcctccgtccctgaaataagttcatctttttcctttttgggacgtccccaaataagttcctctttatttattttcatttttggacaactaccccaccactaataatgccttatttattcttacttttcactttttcaccacttccaatactaattataacactttttcaccttttcaccactctcaatactaattataacatatttttctccaccatcaatacattttaccatttttccttaaaacatgtgccgtccccaaagagaaacttattttggggacagagagagtatataaAAAATAGGTTTAATAGGCGGGTGACCGCATCGTATGCGGACACCCGCACACAAGTTTTTGCCTTgtgaaaaaattgatttaatcCCAATAATTTCAAATTACTATATACTTACGTATCCAAAACAAAAATGGATAGCAGAACCTCTGTccgaaaaataattatttttgtcattttgatgtatatatataaaatattccTTTTACATTTATAAGTATTATTCCACAGTATATTATTTTCAGGAGGCAtatactttgcatgattgataaactatatgattgaatatttttatcctcaaaagTAAAATTTCTCTTATCCCAGTCTTTCAATGTAATAAAAAACAAGCAAAATTaacttaaataataaaaataatcaagggcgttgggatatctcaaaatttcaattcattaaAGTGAACAAGTGAATAACTTTACTAtatctatcaagactaatcctCCAAATAAACACCCCCTTaatatatcaacttatttacCTGTTCAATCACATAATGGACTTTTCTCCATtaacaatacaattaattatcattatctTTTAATTGTAACCCTTTCTTCACTCATGaatagggatggcagtggatcttggacccggtccatatccgtggatccagatccgtttttacggatctggatctcaattttttggacccgacggatctggatctggatctggatctcagttttgaaaacggatctggatctggatcttgaaattttagatccggatccggcccagatccgacccttggatccgttttattttatatatattttttatattttatatttagtttaataataatattaactaaattaaaaataataaataaattatattcaaaagaataaaaactaaaagtaattagataaaagtattttgtgttatatttttcatgatggaaattagatgttgttgattttgtgaattttttttaatttaatttaaaaatagtagatccatggatctggacccgtggacccgcggatctgacggttCTGGATCtgaatccaaaattttcagatccactgatctgaatctggatctggtatatgaaaacggatctggatctggtattggccagacccggtccagatccggcccgttgccatccctactcacgaatcacaatacattcaaccactttaattaaaacttgtaTCACATTAAGACTGTTTTTAAAATAGTAGTACtttcttttattaaataatactccatcagTCCATTCCATTAAAACTATGAGATGTTTAACATCCACTAAAAATATAACACTTTCTTTTTTAGCATATGATCATATTTTTTCCTTATCTTTTACAATTCACAAATACatctaatttatataaaaataaataaaaaatcgcTCATGACTTACACTTAATTCAACTCCAACCACTTATTTCATTACAATGATGAGATCACGTCAACTATATAAAATCACCAAATATTGCATTAAACCTGTATCGAACCAAATTGATATAATTCTCATGAACGGTggaaataaagaagaagaagaagaacgtgACTTTTAAAGTGTGACGAACTAAATCACCACATTTTCAAATTGTACAATTTCATCCCCCCAATCACGTCCCTTCATATTTTCTCAAATTATAAAAAGGTATCCTCTACTGCaccataatttttaatattcaacaattttattgcaaacagcgtcgtaacatgaatattatgtgGCGAACTAATCCATGTAATCTGCAACTAAATAATCTGACGACTGAAAAAGATTAAttggacgaaattgcaaaaattgaaaaggtggtgatttaaCTTGCCACATTTCAAAAATCATGTTAAAATTGCAATATCGAactagttcgtgattttatttgccaacaataataataaacacAAGGCAATTTTCATGCCATAAAGAAGTGGCTTTAGTCTTGTTCCGAAATGGAACAAGCAGATGGAAGAAGAAACAAAATGATATAATATGAGTAGATATGTATATATGCTACAACGTGCAACTCTGAAGCTAAGAGCACAGCAACATCACCTACAACTCCAATCTGGACCTCTACAGTCTACACCATTGCTTGCCTCACTCACCTCACGACATTTCTCGAAAGCGGGCGATGGCCTTCTTCTGAATGACAGCTTTGTAGCTATCTCCGGCCTGCACCTCCAGGCTCGGATCCACTTTCTTCGCTTGATGGATCCCTAGTCCCGCTCTCGTTTCTGTGGCCTGAGCCTGGACAGGCTCTACCATGCCACTCCCATCTCTCCCCAGCCCCTGGACCACAAACCAACACAAACACCAACCAAAAGTATCGCCAAACAAGTCAGATCTAAAATACAGACAGAATATTGTTGCTGGCCACTATGCACCCGCGCCTATACGGCTGTTGAAGCTCCAAACTAGAAATAAGGTTATGGTTGAGCAGGACTAGGAAAAGCTACTAGTGTTGGCAGATTAAGGAGCAACTTAGTGATGAAAGTATCATTATTAACTCAATTTGCAGAACATCAAAATTAGTTTTAAGGGTTCAGAGATGATACCGAGCCTTCATGCCAGCCCATGCTGCGGAGCATCCGGTTGCCCACATTGCTCTCATCAATGGCCCTGTCTGCTGTAATCACCTCGTAACTCTGGATATTTGCATCTCCAGTACTTCGTCCCCCACCAACACCAGGAGGGAAAGGCATGGAGTCCAAAACACCCCGCCTATATGCTGGATCTCGATCTTGAAGTACAcgataacaagaacataaatttTCTCACAAGTCAATACAGAGTCCGTGGAGAAAAAAACTAGCAATTCGACCATAGGAATGATTCTTCTCAATTTTTCAACACATAATTGCAGTTGTCAAAGCTGGGGTCTAAGGACAAGCTATCCAACTATCGCCTACCACACACCTTAACTCTGTCAAATCCCAGAATCATACAACCACAAGAAGCTAGATATAAAGTAGGGTCTAAAAATTCACTCAAAGAGAAGATTGagataaaaataacatataatCCATTATCAAAGAAAGCTTACTTGAATCTCCCATTCCAGCATTTAGGTCATCATCCCCAAAAGCCGATGATGAACCATACAAGCTTCTCCTTTCAGCTGCACGATCTCGATAAGTTGATTGAGACTGTTCTTTGTTTGTAACTGAAGTGGTGGGCATCTCAGAAAACCTTCTTTTACCACTTCCAGCAGCAGAAGATGGTGCGTACCCGCCTAATGCAGATGCGCCTGTTCTAAATGGTGTAACCGGTGTGGAAAATTCCGCGTATGTCAATGAAGAAGATCCTGCAGTAGATGCACCAAATGACGAAGCAGGTGTACCTTCTGGTCCCGTATAAACAGAGTCATATTTCACCACACCCATCCCAGAACTCCTAATCACTCCTTTTAAGGTTCCACTAGGACTGGCGCTGATGGGCTTTGTCCTGTTCTGGGATTCCATACCAGCAGATTGAGTTGAGACACTCGTCAATCCTGCAGAAGCTATAACATTCTCTTTTGCTGCCAGTCCTTCATTTTTGAATTTGCTCTTCATAGATGATGCTGTGTTAGATCTCTCCTCAATTGATGTGGACGGCTGATTGTCCTCAAGAGCCACACGTGGTGCTTGTCCTTCATTACTCCTTTGCTTCCACATGGTTAAGACATTATTCATCTTCTTCTTGTTAGCCATTATGCTACTTTTGGAAGCAAGTCTTATCTCTTTCTGTTTctccttttctttcttctcaGCTGCTATTGCAGCCGCAGCTGCAGCCTGGACAGCATCTGGTAATGAAGCTGCTTTCTCATTTGATGTTATGGTAGCAGCTGGTGCAGAAATGATGACTTTTCGATTATTGGAAGCATCTGATGTCTTAGAAGCATCATTTTGTTTTTCAGCTGTCTTGCCATTCTGATCGGTACAAGGAATATACTGCAGAGTTTGTTGATCATAAGAATACCAGAGACCATTATTCCCATCATAATATAGACCTGCAGAGCAAACTTTTTTAGCCATCTTCTTCAGCCTTTTCAAGAGAAAGGACCTATGAGGTCCCATATTTTTCGAACATCCACAACATCAACACTATGATGGACCTATATACTAAGCATTTTCATATAGAATGTAAGACATGATTGATTGGAAAAAGCCTGGTGACTATACATGTCTAAGAAAAACAAGCCGACATTGCAAAAGTATATAACAATTGAAAACGGATATGTCTCCACATAAAGAGCTTACTCAAGTGAggtataaattaataaacaacTACAACAATGGTATATCTGGCACATCGCAAATGTGGGCCATTATGATCACATAATGGAAAAagttcaaaagaaaaataaaggtaGGGTATATACTATAAACTGACAACCACATTGCAGTCCACGTATGTGCAAAGTAGTTGAACAAATTTTAAACATTAATCATGGATAGATGATCTATTAACATGTTTTTCAAGTAGGAACTTCATAATCTTCCATTACTTAAATCATGGGTAAGGAAATAAATCTGAGTCGTATAACCAGTACAGAACAGAACATGATATTTATACCAAGGAATGTAGAGAAACAACAGGATTATTTCTCAATACACAAAGCCGTAGATTAGATGCAACTTGTAAGAGTGTACGCAGAGGAATACAAAAGAGAACGAACTGTATCATGGAATGCCAAATATATGTTAATGAAGACTGCAAGGattaagaattttaaaaatcacCAAAACGTATCTATAACAAACATAGATACGAAGTTGGCCCGAAATAGTGACAGACATTATCAGGTCACAACCAACTCAGCAGATAAGGAAACTTCAAACAGAAAGCAAGGAGAAAGTTGGAAAACCTGTATTTCCATCATAGTAGAAACCAGAAGTAGCATCGTAGTAATAGCCAGAGGCTTCATCCCACACGAAACCAGATTGTGGAGCTGAAGAATCTGTTTGTCCTGCAACATGCCCACTCTGGCCATGACCACCACCAGATTGGTTGTCCTCTGGATTGTATTCTTTTGGTGCCCAACCAACAGCATCATACTAATAACATATACAGAGAGAAATATATAGATTATCTCCTTGTATTAATCCAATACAAGTAGCCAAACACCAGTATCAAGCAGGAATAGATAAGTTAGAAGAACTTCCACACCcaaaagaataagaaaaggCCGAGGGAAAGATAATGAACCATGTAAAACAACTATCATGATGCACACAAGGCCTATTTATTCTCTTTTAAGGATGCCTCAGTCTCACAAATGCTTTTCTTTGTCAGATATGACTACCTCAAAATTTGACTGTTAGATAAACTAAGGACACTAAAAAAGGTCAAAATTTTGACAAATAAAGGAAAATCAATACTTAAAAATCTGCTTTAATCAGCAATACAATTTTCCAGATGTACCCAGAACCAAGcttgtataataataatgattCCTCATGTATATTTAATGGTTAAATGGTTAAATTTTGTATAATCTACAGCATGAAGGCACCAAGTGTCTTTTAACCATACCTATCTGGCAGCATATACAAGGAGTGCAAAAAAATGGAGAACTTAGGTTAATGGttatcattaatttattaagCACAGCAAGTGAACTTCAAATACTATTAAAGAAACATTAGAGGAAACTTCCACTATTGTATATAATATATGCTTGATGCAACATATGACCAACTTTCACATGTTATGAGAAAAGGCCAGACATCAAACCTGCTGAGCAAATGTAGCTGCTTCAATCGCAGCAGCAGCAAGACTGCTCGACTGAGAAGCTCCTGAAACTGCTGATCCAGGTCCAACAATACTTTTGGCATAGGCAACTCGAAGAATCTGACCGTTCTTCTCCAACGTAGTACCATTTGTTGCTTCAAGAGCTTTAGTGGCATCCTCAACCTGATGATCCGTTTTCACATTACCAACAAAGTCAATGAAAATAAGCATACGATCAGTAGATGAACCCACAATAAATCTGCATATTAACGGTATTAACAGTACGCACAGCAACATGAAAGTGAAACTTACAGAATAGAAATGGATAAATGAAAATCCTCTTGAAACATGTGTGAATTTGTCTCTAACTAACCGCAAATCCTGAAAAGGTAAGATGTTTATTGTCAATAGCAGACTAATAACAAAAcaccaccaaaaaaaaaaacaattttttttcaaaccttaataggagcatgtttaGAAAATTCATAGCGTAGCATTTCCTCATCAGCATTCTCATCCAAGCCACGGACAACAAGAACATGTGTTGGGCCTGAAGCATATTCAGGTTAATGTTCTTCAAAATTAAGAGAAGTACCACCAAAAGGATTCTTCAAGAAAAGTAAACCTGCTTCCCCTCTCTTGCCAGTTGGAGTGAAATTTGATGATGCCATATCAGCAGGGGGAGCATCTTCTGTTCTTGGCTCATTACACTGATTGAAAAGATAGAAAGATGTTCAATAGATGAGGCCGGTGCGAGAAACAAACTTCTGTAGTAAATTACAGGTTTAGgagaaaaaaaatcagatttctGAATGAAAACATGCTAATCGACTTGCAGCATACTTCACATCTACATGATATTGATGTAACTTGAAGTGAGATTTGGGCTTATGAGCACCAGTACCAGATATAGCACCTACTACCTAGCAATGCTGTATCCCCAAAAGAGAGATATTCACTTGCAACGAAGTCACCTATGGGAAAAAATGTTCAACCAGATAGAATAAAGCATCCAGACCAGTGGCACTTGCTCATGGAAAATTTGCCAAAAAGACATAAAATTTCACATAGATTGAGATGAAGAAAGAAACT
The genomic region above belongs to Salvia miltiorrhiza cultivar Shanhuang (shh) chromosome 5, IMPLAD_Smil_shh, whole genome shotgun sequence and contains:
- the LOC131024450 gene encoding SUPPRESSOR OF ABI3-5 isoform X4, encoding MDPGRYGLHQGWENNSALEGYGAVHDTNFRDDGSYDDRRFIDERFSRENVYPRGAFHRDVLERDNYPPPPSSVGMWPQTRRRSYEEEYSFDRDIRRPARYGGRDREDYGYDDYDYRSRASHQSKDDSRERDYDHGRHSYDSDYERGGRRDGNWRRRESRDREWDKRGVSRERDESPYRRHEHSPSRSRSRGRDDRARSKSPRGRSHGRSYREDSYEDSRYDRSDRRRDREDRRQHNHYSVAPSATVVVKGLSQKTTEEDLYQILAEWGPLRHVRVIKERNSGISRGFAFIDFPSVDSAQAMMDKLGHEGLLVDGRKLFFEYSKPTGGANGSLGMDSASRSGHGSYRNMMVSSDWMCTICGCVNFARRTSCFQCNEPRTEDAPPADMASSNFTPTGKRGEAGPTHVLVVRGLDENADEEMLRYEFSKHAPIKDLRLVRDKFTHVSRGFSFIHFYSVEDATKALEATNGTTLEKNGQILRVAYAKSIVGPGSAVSGASQSSSLAAAAIEAATFAQQYDAVGWAPKEYNPEDNQSGGGHGQSGHVAGQTDSSAPQSGFVWDEASGYYYDATSGFYYDGNTGLYYDGNNGLWYSYDQQTLQYIPCTDQNGKTAEKQNDASKTSDASNNRKVIISAPAATITSNEKAASLPDAVQAAAAAAIAAEKKEKEKQKEIRLASKSSIMANKKKMNNVLTMWKQRSNEGQAPRVALEDNQPSTSIEERSNTASSMKSKFKNEGLAAKENVIASAGLTSVSTQSAGMESQNRTKPISASPSGTLKGVIRSSGMGVVKYDSVYTGPEGTPASSFGASTAGSSSLTYAEFSTPVTPFRTGASALGGYAPSSAAGSGKRRFSEMPTTSVTNKEQSQSTYRDRAAERRSLYGSSSAFGDDDLNAGMGDSNRDPAYRRGVLDSMPFPPGVGGGRSTGDANIQSYEVITADRAIDESNVGNRMLRSMGWHEGSVSSLNP